The segment GACCGGTATATAACACGAGGCGAATTGTTCAAAATTATTCGGGAAATGCCCGATCGGGATCGCCCCATGATCCGCAACAAAAGCGATTTGCTCCGTGTGTTAAATGATCAAATAGATAGGCGTATTAAATTGCCCTTGGGCAAGCAGCTCGCCTCGGAAGGAAAAATTTCTGTTGACCGTGAGTTTACGAGAGAACAATACTTTTTGAACAGCGGCGATCACGAAGATCAATTGCGTACCATGTGGCGCATGGAAGTGCCGCCCTCGGGAGAGATCACGCCCATGATGTCTATGTTCGGATTGACGCCGGAGCTGCTCCAATTCAATAAAGACAGTATCGAGGAGGAGACAGATCGCATGGTGGCGAACTTGCAGGCCGACATGGCGGTCGAATATTTGGCGGCAGAAGCGGTCAAAGAAGGCACCATCACGATTGATGAAAATGAAATTCAACGGGATTATGAGTTCATGAAAAATGAATTGATCACGCTGGAGAAGATGAACTTTATTGCCATAAGCTTTGCAGCCGATGATCCTGCTGCAGCCGCTAAGGCAGCGGCACTGCGCGAACAAATAGACAGGGGCGTCTCTTTCGATGATCTTGTCCGCGATTATGAAGCAAAGGGCAAAGAAGAGGGCCGTTCATACCTCATTCAGTCAAATATTGAGAATAACCCTAATTCAGAAAAGTTCCGTGGCTTTTGGGCTGCCGCTTCCGAGGCAGAAATTTCCAGCATTATTGGGCCCGTCTTCTTACCTGCCTATAGTCAAGTGTCGCTCGGTGACGACGGTCAGCGAAATGTGGTGGACAGACCAGCCGCTTATATTGTTTTGAAGGTAATCGATCACAGCCCCGAAGCCGTACTGAGCTATGAAAATGCGAAACCCCTGGTGATCCGACCCCTTTTGATTTCAAAAATGATGCATTTGCTCCGTGATGAACGGGGCGTAGAAATATACAACAATAAACTGCCTGATCCCGCATTGAACCAAGGTCCGGCAGCGTCTATCTAAGTTAGTAATCAAAGAAAGGCTATTCATGAAAATCGGAAATCTCATTGCTTCTTTTGTGTTTCTTTTTGCGTGGACGGTACAGGCGGATCTGGTGTTGCCCCAATTCCAAAGTAATGTGGAGACCTATCGTCTTTTTGGCGAAGAGTTTCCCGGACCTTATAAACACCCTGCCGCCATTGCCCAATTGGATAATGAAGATCTCTATGTTACGTATTATGGCGGCGCAAACGAATATTCAGAAGATACCGCCGTTTACGGGTCGCGCCTGGTAAAAGGAGCGGATTGGTGGACGACCCCCGAAATCATCGCGGCTATTCCCTTCCATGGTGTGGGCAATCCCGTCATATGGCAAGCGCCCGACGGTTTGGTATGGCTATTCTTCAATACCCAATACGGCGATACTTGGTCCAACGCCCGCGTCCACGCGAAGCTGTCCTATGACGGCGCGAAGACGTGGTCCGATTCTTTTGTGCTGCTCATGGAGGAAGGATCCATGGTGCGCAGTCAGCCCATCGTGCTTAATAACGGAGACTATTTGCTTCCTGTTTATCATGAAACCGGTGAGGACAGAGAGCAAAGCGCTTCCGATACCTGCAGCTATTTTTTGCGTTACAATCCGCAAAAAAAGGAATGGACCGAGACCAATCGTATCTATGCGCCGGAAGGCAATCTTCAGGCGCAGGTGGTGCAGTTGGATGATGACA is part of the Candidatus Hydrogenedentota bacterium genome and harbors:
- a CDS encoding exo-alpha-sialidase, producing MKIGNLIASFVFLFAWTVQADLVLPQFQSNVETYRLFGEEFPGPYKHPAAIAQLDNEDLYVTYYGGANEYSEDTAVYGSRLVKGADWWTTPEIIAAIPFHGVGNPVIWQAPDGLVWLFFNTQYGDTWSNARVHAKLSYDGAKTWSDSFVLLMEEGSMVRSQPIVLNNGDYLLPVYHETGEDREQSASDTCSYFLRYNPQKKEWTETNRIYAPEGNLQAQVVQLDDDNLFCYLRRGGDFEPTEDGWMLRSESKDGGFTWSDAVRTEFPNPNSAVELIKLKNDHLLLVYNDNMNDRTPLTVAVSTDQGKSWPYRRNIGGGDNTFAYPYAIQGKDEKIYLIYTTNSRTTVMLAVFYETAITEYDED